The genomic region GCGGAGGGCGTGCTGCGCGGGCAGCACGTCGGCGTCCTTACCGAGGAGATCCTGGTAAAGAAGCTCGGCGAGGCCGGCTTCTCCGTGGCGAGGGAGCCTCAGCCGTGATCGAAGTCGGCGGTGTGAGCGTGCTGGTGGCGTTCCTAGCGGGGCTAGTGTCCTGCCTCTCGCCCTGCGTGCTGCCGCTGGCGCCAGTTTACGCAGGCAACCTGGCCAGTGGCTCCCTATCGGCGACCTGTGCCGCGAGCCGGCGGGCGCCGGTGCTGCACGCGGTCGCCTTCATGGCCGGGTTCACGCTGATGTTCACCGCGCTGGGGGTATCGGTTGGGCTGGCCGGGTACATCCTGCGCGACCAACTCTCGCTGCTCCAGAAGGCCGGCGGCGTGTTTCTGATTGTGCTGGGACTGCACATGAGCCGGCTCATCGAGATTCCGGCATTCTACCGCGGCCTCGGCGCCACCTGGGAGGCGCGGGCCGGCAATCCATACCTGCGCTCCTTCCTCGTCGGTAGCTCGATCTCCGCCGGCTGGCTGCCCTGCATCGGCCCCACGCTGGGCACGATCCTGACGCTGGCGATCACCTCGGGCACCGTCGTGCAAGGGGGTGTGCTGCTGCTGGTGTA from Burkholderiales bacterium harbors:
- a CDS encoding cytochrome c biogenesis protein CcdA; the protein is MIEVGGVSVLVAFLAGLVSCLSPCVLPLAPVYAGNLASGSLSATCAASRRAPVLHAVAFMAGFTLMFTALGVSVGLAGYILRDQLSLLQKAGGVFLIVLGLHMSRLIEIPAFYRGLGATWEARAGNPYLRSFLVGSSISAGWLPCIGPTLGTILTLAITSGTVVQGGVLLLVYSLGLAVPFVAFGATLARTPGLLRWLNRHHDAVRFVAGVTLIVMGIVLFTGTLQRLNGYFRFSSAGLGAQI